The genomic interval CTGTCGTTATCCTCCATTAtaaatcatgttaaaatgtttcACATTTCTTCTTGGAAATTTACTAccctatatatttatattttattatcaatgtatttatttgtattgtgctgtttgtttatttgtatgatcaatttatttatttgtattatcctatttatttttatgatcaaTTTATTCATTCGTATTAtcctattcatttatttttatgatcaaTTAtcctatttatttgtattaccctgtttatttccataatattgtgactttatttccataatattctacatttccccccccccaaaaaaaaattcccaaaatgctgttcttttgttttgtttgtttcttctaatatgatgattttaaaaaaatattttagaaaatacTTCAAGTGCTCTTTGCTACGACACTTTGGACCTCCAACCTCGGAGGTTCCTACCTTGATTGTTGTGCTTTCAGGGGTCTTGGCGGCCCCCTTCGTGAAAGAGGAGGAAGCAAAGCGTTTCATCCGACTGAAGAGACAATCGGGATACTGGGACCCCCACCACGCTCAGAACCAGTGGGGTTACACCATCCAGGAGCAGGTGGGACCACCGCTAGCAGATGATGACGTTCTAGGTTCTCACACCGGTTCTGTGTCCCAGGCTAACGAGTACTGGACCGCCCTTAGAACAGACGCGCAGTTCTACATGGATATGGGCAACCTGATGTTTGACCGCTCTGTGGCCGAGTAAGTGGCGCAATATGGGgggacagccccccccccaccacgtgGGCTGTTCCGCCCGGCAACAAGTGTCAATGAGCCGTTTCTTTAAAACTAGCTGAGCTCCTAGATTAGAATCCCTGCTGCTTGCCAACGTGTGTTGTCTGTTGGATGTTGCAGCGAGAACAACAGGATGTACATGGAGATGTTGCGCAACGCTCGCGCTCACTTGGACAGCCAGACGGGAGGACGCAACTAGAAGAGATGGCGAGCGTCGCTGGCGTGGCGTTGGAAAGACGCTTCCTGCACTCGTGATCCACAACACCATATCACGTTTCCGTTTC from Doryrhamphus excisus isolate RoL2022-K1 chromosome 23, RoL_Dexc_1.0, whole genome shotgun sequence carries:
- the LOC131110297 gene encoding uncharacterized protein C3orf85-like isoform X2, whose protein sequence is MKCVILLALLAGVLAAPFVKEEEAKRFIRLKRQSGYWDPHHAQNQWGYTIQEQANEYWTALRTDAQFYMDMGNLMFDRSVADENNRMYMEMLRNARAHLDSQTGGRN
- the LOC131110297 gene encoding uncharacterized protein C3orf85-like isoform X1, with the protein product MLNVADMKCVILLALLAGVLAAPFVKEEEAKRFIRLKRQSGYWDPHHAQNQWGYTIQEQANEYWTALRTDAQFYMDMGNLMFDRSVADENNRMYMEMLRNARAHLDSQTGGRN